A single Vulpes lagopus strain Blue_001 chromosome 3, ASM1834538v1, whole genome shotgun sequence DNA region contains:
- the LOC121487469 gene encoding UDP-glucuronosyltransferase 3A1-like isoform X5, which translates to MEQLGIQCTNLLRRSDIMDSLKNENFDLVFVEAFDFCSFLIAEKLGKPFVSILPTPFGSVDLGLPSPVSYVPVFHSLLTDRMDFWSRVKNFLMFFDFFMKQWQIQSTFDKTIKEHFPEGARPVLSHLLKKAELWFVNSDFALEFARPLLPNTVYVGGLMVRPVKPVPQEFENFIAKFGDSGFVLVALGSMVNLYQSREVLREMNGAFAHLSQGVIWKCNPSHWPKDVKLAANVKIVDWLPQNDLLAHPRIRLFVTHGGMNSIMEAIQHGVPMVGIPVLGDQPENLVRVVAKKFGVSIQLQQIKAETLALKMKQVIEDKRYKSAAVAASIIRRSHPLTPVQRLVGWIDHILQTGGAAHLKPYALQQPWHEQYLLDVILFLLVVTLGTLWLCGKLLGMVARIPSLENVVMERPRVQIPDFHMRLWGSGPVSMAVPRTLLI; encoded by the exons ATGGAACAATTGGGGATTCAATGCACTAATTTGCTAAGGAGAAGTGACATCATGGAttccttaaaaaatgagaattttgacTTGGTATTTGTTGAAGCATTTGActtctgttcttttctgattGCCGAGAAGCTTGGGAAGCCATTTGTGTCAATTCTTCCCACCCCCTTTGGCAGTGTGGACCTTGGGCTACCAAGCCCTGTGTCTTATGTTCCAGTATTCCATTCCTTGTTAACTGACCGCATGGATTTCTGGAGCCGAGTGAAGAATTTTCTgatgttctttgatttcttcatgaaACAATGGCAAATCCAATCTACATTTGACAAGACCATCAAGGAACATTTCCCGGAAGGTGCTAGGCCAGTTTTGTCTCATCTTCTAAAGAAAGCAGAGCTGTGGTTTGTTAACTCTGACTTTGCCCTTGAATTTGCTCGGCCCCTGCTCCCCAACACTGTGTACGTTGGAGGCTTAATGGTCAGACCTGTTAAACCAGTGCCACAA GAATTTGAGAATTTCATTGCCAAGTTTGGAGACTCTGGTTTTGTCCTTGTGGCCCTGGGCTCCATGGTGAATCTCTATCAGTCCCGGGAAGTCCTCAGGGAGATGAACGGTGCCTTTGCTCATCTGTCTCAAGGGGTGATATGGAAGTGCAATCCTTCTCACTGGCCCAAAGATGTCAAATTGGCAGCAAATGTGAAGATTGTGGACTGGCTTCCCCAGAATGACCTCTTGG CTCACCCACGCATCCGTCTTTTTGTCACCCATGGTGGGATGAATAGCATAATGGAAGCCATCCAACATGGTGTGCCCATGGTAGGGATTCCTGTCCTTGGAGACCAGCCTGAAAACCTTGTCCGAGTAGTGGCCAAAAAGTTTGGTGTCTCTATCCAGCTACAGCAGATCAAGGCAGAGACGTTGGCTCTGAAGATGAAGCAAGTTATAGAAGACAAGAG GTACAAGTCAGCAGCCGTGGCTGCCAGCATCATCAGGCGCTCTCACCCCCTGACCCCTGTCCAGAGGCTGGTGGGCTGGATCGACCACATCCTCCAGACAGGGGGTGCAGCACACCTCAAGCCCTATGCCTTGCAGCAGCCATGGCATGAGCAGTACCTGCTGGACGTCATCTTGTTCCTGCTGGTGGTCACCCTGGGCACCCTGTGGCTCTGTGGGAAGCTCCTGGGCATGGTGGCCAG